A genomic window from Rhodococcus sp. KBS0724 includes:
- a CDS encoding queuosine precursor transporter translates to MTAQDQQDSSTQETKFAHVSTGYYPTIVALFTATLLISNVAATKGVAFFADSEFSLGPLQVLPVITDGGFFLFPLAYVLGDVLSEVYGFKATRRAIYLGFGALILAAACFWIAVQLPSAEFYENQAALETVVGVIPRLLVAGLAAYLVGQLLNSLVLVMMKKRMQEKHLWARLIGSTVVGEFADTLIFCSIAAGVIGISTWEDFINYVLVGFLWKTLVEVLVMPITYRVIAYVKKREPTYT, encoded by the coding sequence GTGACAGCTCAGGATCAGCAAGACTCATCGACTCAAGAGACCAAATTTGCGCACGTCAGCACGGGTTACTACCCGACGATTGTTGCGTTGTTCACCGCCACGCTGCTGATCTCGAATGTGGCGGCGACCAAAGGGGTCGCTTTCTTCGCGGATTCCGAGTTCTCGCTCGGGCCATTGCAGGTTCTGCCCGTCATCACCGACGGCGGGTTCTTCCTCTTCCCACTCGCGTACGTTCTCGGTGACGTCCTCAGTGAGGTCTACGGCTTCAAAGCCACAAGGCGCGCGATCTATCTCGGCTTCGGTGCACTGATTCTTGCTGCCGCATGTTTCTGGATCGCTGTGCAACTGCCGTCGGCGGAGTTCTACGAGAACCAGGCCGCCCTCGAAACCGTCGTCGGTGTCATTCCCCGACTCCTGGTCGCCGGCTTGGCCGCCTACCTTGTCGGACAGCTGCTGAACTCCCTGGTTCTGGTCATGATGAAGAAGCGCATGCAGGAAAAGCACCTGTGGGCGCGGCTGATCGGCTCGACCGTCGTCGGTGAATTCGCCGACACGCTCATCTTCTGTTCCATCGCGGCCGGCGTCATCGGTATCAGTACGTGGGAAGACTTCATCAACTACGTGCTGGTCGGCTTCTTGTGGAAGACCCTTGTCGAGGTTCTGGTCATGCCGATCACCTACCGCGTCATCGCCTACGTGAAGAAGCGCGAACCGACTTACACCTGA
- a CDS encoding enoyl-CoA hydratase/isomerase family protein, translating into MTRQTGQTYNFVTVDVTDSIATVTIDKPPANAFNPSLIAELLEILPVLASDQTVRAIVMTGTGRFFVAGADITVMRELTEETQRAMRPWVDVQRILETAPKPVVAKINGHALGGGAELTLACDFRIMAQSATIGFPEIGLGLFPGAGGSQRLPRLIGAHRAKVLMIEGKRLSAEHALDIGLVDTVVADADLDAHCADLALELASKPTATIGMIKRIVDEGMSLPLGQALDLEFEAVLELIKTDDAAEGLQSFLDKRSPTFTGH; encoded by the coding sequence TTGACGAGACAGACCGGCCAGACCTACAACTTCGTCACGGTCGACGTCACAGACTCGATTGCCACCGTGACTATCGACAAACCTCCAGCCAACGCGTTCAACCCCAGCCTGATCGCCGAGCTCCTGGAGATACTGCCGGTACTCGCGTCGGACCAGACCGTCCGCGCCATTGTCATGACAGGCACGGGACGGTTCTTCGTCGCCGGTGCGGACATCACCGTGATGCGTGAGCTGACGGAAGAAACTCAGCGCGCGATGCGCCCGTGGGTCGACGTACAGCGGATCCTCGAGACGGCTCCCAAACCTGTTGTCGCGAAGATCAACGGGCACGCACTCGGCGGCGGAGCAGAACTGACGTTGGCCTGCGACTTCCGCATCATGGCGCAGTCGGCGACCATCGGCTTCCCCGAGATCGGACTTGGGCTATTTCCGGGTGCCGGTGGCAGCCAACGACTTCCACGCCTCATCGGTGCTCACCGAGCCAAAGTGCTCATGATCGAAGGCAAGCGGCTCAGCGCCGAGCATGCACTCGATATCGGCCTGGTCGACACCGTCGTTGCGGACGCCGACCTCGATGCACATTGCGCTGACCTCGCACTCGAACTCGCGTCGAAACCCACTGCCACCATCGGAATGATCAAACGCATTGTCGACGAAGGCATGTCGTTGCCACTCGGTCAAGCGCTGGACCTCGAATTCGAAGCCGTGCTCGAACTGATCAAGACGGACGACGCCGCTGAGGGACTTCAGTCATTCCTCGACAAGCGGTCCCCCACCTTCACCGGACACTGA
- a CDS encoding EAL domain-containing protein codes for MVRELREALDDHQFEVLYQPQVHLETSIITGYEALLRWRHPLRGVIEPQDFMRSAELSGLIIPIGLQTLDLICAHISHWDDQLNIAVNFSPRQLSTNEAAREILDTLDRSGTPHNKVIVEVTELGVVGQNAAATLATLHKEGIRIALDDFGAGFASFAALSELPLDILKIDQSLTWALSDSEHSSERAFIVMESIAAIADKLGMESIAEGVETADQAAAVIRAGCTTGQGYYFGKPLPADAHTTAIQEPPLAVASPAQHRRWR; via the coding sequence ATGGTTCGCGAGCTTCGCGAGGCACTCGACGACCATCAATTCGAAGTGCTGTACCAACCCCAGGTGCACCTGGAAACCTCGATTATCACCGGCTACGAAGCCCTCCTCCGCTGGCGCCATCCCCTTCGCGGAGTCATCGAACCGCAAGATTTCATGCGATCGGCCGAACTGTCCGGCTTGATCATTCCCATCGGATTGCAAACCCTCGACTTGATCTGTGCACACATCTCCCACTGGGATGACCAGTTGAATATTGCGGTGAATTTCTCGCCGCGCCAGCTGTCGACCAACGAAGCTGCGCGAGAAATACTCGACACCCTGGACCGATCCGGCACACCGCACAACAAAGTCATCGTAGAAGTCACCGAACTCGGCGTCGTCGGCCAGAATGCCGCCGCGACGCTGGCGACGCTGCATAAAGAGGGTATCCGGATAGCGCTCGACGATTTCGGAGCCGGCTTTGCCTCCTTTGCGGCGCTGTCGGAACTGCCACTCGATATTTTGAAGATCGATCAGAGCCTCACCTGGGCTCTCAGTGATTCGGAGCACTCGTCCGAGCGGGCATTCATCGTGATGGAATCCATCGCCGCGATCGCCGACAAACTCGGAATGGAGTCCATCGCCGAAGGCGTCGAGACTGCCGACCAAGCCGCAGCCGTCATTCGCGCGGGGTGCACTACAGGCCAGGGCTACTATTTCGGCAAACCACTCCCAGCCGACGCTCACACCACGGCAATTCAGGAACCACCGCTGGCAGTCGCATCGCCAGCGCAACATCGGCGCTGGCGTTAG
- a CDS encoding response regulator transcription factor, producing MSVILAATNQPALAETFGVELERVGHTVHLFASGRNSLDALGTDNFDVAVLDLSLPDIDGFEVARQIRLRSEIPIIMIVESPEDIDDAPPQVASDFAINPLDARSLDSRITSLLRSTPTPQTDKRERHGELTIDRRSMTATIRRRRLDLTRTELRLLLEMSTHPGHLYSRPQLLAKVWGETSSSKTRAVDANIQSLRSKLESDPANPQYIKTVRGFGYRFGPID from the coding sequence ATGAGCGTGATTCTCGCGGCGACGAATCAGCCTGCGCTGGCCGAGACCTTCGGCGTCGAACTCGAGCGCGTCGGCCACACCGTTCACCTGTTCGCGTCCGGAAGAAACAGCCTCGACGCACTCGGCACCGACAACTTCGATGTTGCGGTTCTCGATCTTTCACTCCCGGACATCGACGGCTTCGAAGTAGCCCGCCAGATCCGGCTCCGCAGCGAGATTCCGATCATCATGATTGTCGAGTCCCCGGAAGACATCGACGATGCCCCACCACAGGTCGCGTCGGACTTCGCCATCAACCCACTCGACGCTCGTAGCCTCGATTCTCGGATAACCAGCCTCCTCCGCAGTACACCCACCCCACAGACGGACAAGCGAGAGCGCCACGGCGAGTTGACGATCGACCGCCGATCCATGACCGCCACCATCCGACGTCGACGTCTCGACCTCACGCGAACCGAATTGCGCCTGCTCCTCGAAATGTCGACGCACCCCGGCCACCTCTACTCCCGACCTCAGCTTCTCGCGAAGGTGTGGGGTGAAACGAGTTCAAGCAAGACTCGCGCCGTCGACGCCAATATTCAAAGTTTGCGTTCGAAACTCGAATCCGACCCGGCCAATCCCCAGTACATCAAGACCGTGCGCGGATTCGGATACAGGTTCGGTCCGATCGACTGA
- a CDS encoding DUF6191 domain-containing protein yields the protein MGTLFAMSLPGLLVLLVLCAFVETLWNRITGGRALPWTKRRTSRPVAATGFEEVAALFQGGKHHEFEQRQTTLMHREDGAEGEPAWVAVDTDTNTVVLRAQ from the coding sequence ATGGGCACACTCTTTGCGATGTCACTGCCGGGACTGCTGGTGCTTCTGGTTCTGTGTGCGTTCGTGGAAACGCTGTGGAATCGGATTACCGGGGGTCGTGCGTTGCCGTGGACTAAGCGCAGAACCTCGCGCCCAGTGGCCGCCACCGGATTCGAGGAAGTCGCTGCGCTGTTCCAAGGCGGAAAGCACCACGAATTCGAGCAACGGCAAACGACGTTGATGCATCGCGAGGACGGGGCAGAAGGCGAACCTGCGTGGGTTGCCGTCGATACCGATACGAACACCGTTGTCCTGCGAGCGCAATAG
- a CDS encoding ABC transporter substrate-binding protein: MLNKFQKKWVGAVASLAALTIAVSGCTRPATDNSAESGGLVRIAVGVDPSYAPIFLADHEGMFEAAGLDVQVIQTEGGAAGAQNVVAGTSELSGNADSTALSVMAANPSLRALGVFQESDRYFQVVLRNGVEPKSIKTMGVFPGIGLYFTNQYLASLGIDPTTVTLVSTSPPEQPALLARGDIDGFLSFDPWVTQSVNTGGRVVATTGDFGAKYAQWIIASDNWLSANEETAGKVFKVISEASAIVNSDPDRAATAIAASIQMDPAEAADRVTQIDFGGRGFTEDDVERANELVAFFREQGKISADIDPSAVLLSGWFEQNAA, translated from the coding sequence ATGCTCAACAAATTTCAGAAGAAATGGGTGGGCGCAGTCGCTTCTCTCGCCGCCCTGACGATCGCCGTCAGCGGATGCACCCGCCCCGCTACCGACAACTCCGCCGAAAGTGGTGGCCTGGTACGGATCGCGGTAGGTGTAGACCCGTCGTACGCCCCGATTTTCCTCGCCGACCACGAGGGCATGTTCGAGGCCGCCGGCCTCGACGTCCAGGTCATCCAGACCGAAGGCGGGGCAGCAGGCGCCCAGAACGTCGTAGCCGGAACCTCGGAACTCTCCGGCAATGCCGACTCGACGGCACTGTCCGTCATGGCCGCCAATCCGAGCCTGCGGGCGCTGGGCGTATTTCAGGAATCCGACCGGTACTTCCAGGTTGTACTGAGGAACGGCGTCGAACCGAAGTCGATCAAGACCATGGGCGTCTTCCCCGGCATCGGTCTCTACTTCACGAACCAGTACCTGGCCAGTCTCGGCATCGACCCCACGACGGTCACACTCGTGAGCACAAGCCCGCCCGAACAGCCTGCTTTGCTGGCGCGCGGTGACATCGACGGCTTCCTGTCCTTCGACCCCTGGGTGACGCAGAGTGTCAATACCGGTGGGCGCGTTGTTGCCACGACCGGCGACTTCGGCGCCAAGTACGCCCAATGGATCATCGCTTCGGACAACTGGTTGTCCGCGAACGAAGAAACCGCAGGCAAGGTGTTCAAGGTGATCTCGGAAGCGTCGGCAATCGTGAACTCGGATCCGGATCGGGCTGCAACCGCAATTGCCGCGTCTATCCAGATGGACCCGGCCGAGGCCGCAGACCGGGTGACCCAAATCGATTTCGGTGGACGCGGATTCACCGAGGACGACGTGGAGCGCGCAAACGAACTTGTTGCATTCTTCCGCGAGCAGGGCAAGATCTCCGCGGACATCGATCCGTCCGCTGTCCTCCTCTCGGGATGGTTCGAGCAGAACGCCGCCTGA
- a CDS encoding TetR/AcrR family transcriptional regulator, with amino-acid sequence MPERRKSATNPDLLATALFDVAAESGLENASVREVAKRADVSIGAVQHHFSTKDEMLTFALRTLADRILSRLTRPPAGTDPHVVLFQALSQLLPLDEQRTREAHVLAAFAIRAVTSESLADIRRTMLFTIRTGICAVLIGIRLPEAETRAALLLATVDGLALDAIGNPGMYPPHYLEYALESQIKLTLHDMEIHDALGSVG; translated from the coding sequence ATGCCTGAACGTCGGAAATCAGCCACCAACCCGGACTTGCTGGCCACGGCACTTTTCGACGTTGCAGCTGAATCGGGACTCGAGAATGCGAGTGTCCGCGAGGTGGCAAAACGCGCCGACGTCTCGATCGGTGCCGTGCAGCACCACTTCTCGACCAAGGACGAGATGCTCACCTTCGCTCTGCGCACTCTGGCCGATCGAATACTGAGCCGACTCACTCGACCTCCCGCCGGCACCGATCCTCACGTTGTGCTTTTCCAGGCTTTGTCACAGTTGCTTCCCTTGGACGAGCAGCGCACCCGCGAAGCACATGTTCTGGCCGCATTTGCCATCCGGGCTGTCACCAGCGAATCGTTGGCGGACATTCGCCGGACAATGCTGTTCACTATTCGCACCGGCATCTGCGCAGTTCTGATCGGAATCAGGTTGCCTGAAGCCGAAACCCGCGCGGCGCTTCTCCTCGCGACCGTCGACGGACTGGCACTCGACGCGATAGGCAATCCCGGAATGTACCCGCCGCATTATCTCGAGTACGCCCTGGAGAGTCAGATAAAGCTCACCCTCCACGACATGGAAATTCACGATGCTCTCGGATCTGTGGGCTGA
- a CDS encoding DUF4190 domain-containing protein: protein MTSSGENGEISPDEYVTKPGYGEFPSLPPEGYGDSAGQPQSYWEAPATPLPTEQYPGYPPPSYTPTPEPPVQYQQPQYQQPVPYQQFQQPPQYQQPPQYGPPNQFGGYVQPVGTNGLAIASLVTGIVGGCFYGLGAIVAIILGIVALNQIKQTGQQGRGLAIAGIAIGASIIAMWVIFVIFMVAVNSV, encoded by the coding sequence ATGACGAGTTCCGGGGAGAACGGCGAGATATCTCCAGATGAATACGTGACAAAACCCGGATATGGCGAGTTTCCCAGCCTCCCGCCAGAAGGCTACGGAGATTCCGCCGGGCAACCGCAGTCGTATTGGGAGGCTCCGGCGACGCCATTGCCCACCGAGCAGTACCCGGGCTACCCACCACCGTCGTACACCCCGACCCCAGAGCCACCAGTGCAGTATCAACAACCGCAGTATCAACAACCAGTGCCATATCAGCAGTTCCAGCAGCCACCGCAATACCAGCAGCCACCGCAGTACGGACCACCCAATCAGTTCGGCGGGTACGTGCAGCCGGTGGGAACGAACGGGTTAGCGATCGCCTCGCTGGTGACGGGGATAGTGGGTGGCTGCTTTTACGGTCTCGGCGCAATTGTCGCGATTATTCTGGGCATCGTCGCGCTCAATCAGATTAAACAAACAGGCCAGCAGGGGCGCGGGCTCGCGATTGCCGGTATTGCGATCGGTGCCTCGATTATCGCCATGTGGGTGATATTCGTGATTTTTATGGTGGCGGTTAATTCCGTCTAA
- the tgt gene encoding tRNA guanosine(34) transglycosylase Tgt, with product MTSAVPTQPEPAVDKRPESIFTIGTRLEDRLGRTGTIHTPHGDIATPSFVAVGTKATVKAVLPESMKELGAQSVLANAYHLYLQPGPDIVDEAGGLGKFMNWDGPTFTDSGGFQVMSLGVGFKKVLAMEAVGVQSDDVIAKGKERLATVDDEGVTFKSHLDGSKHRFTPEVSMQIQHQLGADIMFAFDELTTLLNTRGYQERSVERTQAWAIRCINEHEKLTAERADKPYQALFGVIQGAQYEDLRRQACRGLESIEGENGYGFDGYGIGGALEKQNLGTIVRWCNEELPEHKPRHMLGISEPDDFFVAIENGADTFDCVNPSRVARNAAIYVRSGRFNINTSRFRRDFTPIDDECDCYTCANYTRAYIHHLFKAKEMLASTLCTIHNERFTVKLVDDIRASIEGGYFHDFKADMLGKFYGPKAPQTQV from the coding sequence GTGACTTCTGCAGTTCCGACCCAGCCCGAACCCGCTGTCGACAAGCGTCCCGAGTCGATCTTCACCATAGGGACCAGGCTCGAGGACCGACTCGGACGTACCGGCACCATCCACACACCGCACGGCGACATCGCAACGCCGTCGTTCGTGGCCGTCGGAACCAAGGCGACGGTCAAGGCTGTGCTGCCCGAGTCCATGAAGGAACTCGGCGCGCAGTCGGTGCTCGCCAACGCGTACCACCTGTACCTGCAGCCGGGACCCGACATCGTCGACGAGGCCGGTGGACTGGGCAAGTTCATGAACTGGGACGGACCCACCTTCACGGACAGTGGCGGCTTCCAGGTCATGTCGCTGGGCGTCGGATTCAAGAAGGTACTCGCGATGGAGGCCGTCGGCGTGCAGTCCGACGACGTGATCGCGAAGGGCAAAGAGCGCCTTGCGACGGTCGACGACGAGGGCGTCACGTTCAAATCGCACCTCGACGGCAGCAAGCATCGCTTCACCCCCGAGGTGTCGATGCAGATCCAGCATCAGCTCGGCGCCGACATCATGTTCGCGTTCGACGAACTCACCACGCTGCTCAACACCCGCGGCTACCAGGAGCGATCGGTCGAGCGCACACAGGCGTGGGCGATCCGCTGCATCAACGAACACGAGAAGCTCACCGCCGAACGCGCCGACAAGCCCTACCAGGCTCTCTTCGGCGTGATCCAAGGTGCGCAGTACGAAGATCTGCGTCGCCAAGCCTGCCGCGGCCTCGAATCGATCGAGGGCGAGAACGGCTACGGATTCGACGGTTACGGCATCGGCGGTGCACTCGAGAAGCAGAACCTCGGCACGATTGTGCGTTGGTGCAACGAGGAACTCCCCGAGCACAAGCCGCGTCACATGCTCGGAATCAGCGAACCTGACGACTTCTTCGTCGCAATCGAGAACGGCGCAGACACCTTCGACTGCGTCAATCCGTCGCGTGTCGCGCGCAATGCCGCGATCTACGTCCGCTCCGGCCGGTTCAACATCAACACCAGCCGATTCCGTCGTGACTTCACACCCATCGACGACGAGTGCGACTGCTACACCTGCGCCAACTACACCCGCGCATACATCCATCACCTCTTCAAGGCGAAGGAAATGCTCGCGTCGACGCTCTGCACCATCCACAACGAGCGATTCACCGTGAAGTTGGTCGACGACATCCGAGCCAGCATCGAAGGCGGGTACTTCCACGACTTCAAAGCCGACATGCTCGGAAAGTTCTACGGCCCGAAGGCCCCGCAAACTCAGGTGTAA
- a CDS encoding helix-turn-helix domain-containing protein, protein MSWYLPQAAATDLADVLVCGWTARAEGEHLLVPDACMDILWIRGVGIRVCGPETSAWSFTLPPGTESVGVRFRPGSAAPLLRIPASDLRNARAELSDLTGSRTSRILLDRLENTPATQRVIVLEDMVRSWNRSTRSPDPVASAVSAALAHHSWSVDALADHAALTSRQLQRRCNDAFGYGPATLRAILRLQRFMTLARRRSSIPLAGLAALAGYSDQAHLSRDCRRISSMTPAELLRSEAPDWHGPGSVVTFSENVRNNQSRSRRHPEESVT, encoded by the coding sequence ATGAGCTGGTACCTGCCACAAGCCGCCGCGACGGACTTGGCTGACGTACTTGTCTGCGGATGGACTGCCCGCGCCGAGGGCGAACACCTTCTTGTCCCCGACGCGTGCATGGACATCCTGTGGATTCGTGGAGTGGGGATCCGTGTGTGCGGCCCCGAAACCTCGGCTTGGTCGTTCACGCTTCCGCCCGGAACCGAATCGGTCGGCGTTCGATTCCGCCCGGGTTCTGCAGCTCCACTTCTGAGAATTCCGGCGTCGGATCTACGCAACGCCCGAGCCGAACTGAGCGATCTGACCGGCAGCCGAACGTCACGAATCCTGTTGGACCGCTTGGAAAATACTCCAGCCACTCAGCGTGTGATCGTCCTCGAAGACATGGTCAGGTCCTGGAACCGGAGCACTCGATCGCCGGATCCGGTGGCGTCCGCCGTCAGCGCAGCGCTGGCTCACCACTCGTGGAGCGTCGACGCTCTTGCCGACCATGCAGCCCTCACTTCCCGGCAGCTGCAGCGTCGATGCAATGACGCATTCGGATACGGACCAGCAACACTACGAGCCATCCTGCGACTGCAGCGGTTCATGACGCTCGCGCGCCGACGCTCTTCGATTCCCCTCGCCGGACTCGCCGCCCTCGCGGGATACAGCGACCAGGCTCACCTTTCGCGCGATTGCCGCCGCATTTCGTCGATGACACCCGCAGAACTACTGCGTAGTGAAGCTCCCGACTGGCACGGCCCAGGCTCGGTGGTCACGTTTTCGGAGAATGTCCGAAATAATCAATCGCGGTCCCGGCGTCATCCTGAAGAATCAGTGACATGA
- a CDS encoding TIGR03086 family metal-binding protein has product MTTADISPADRYRDLAAGFTQRIDAVPEDRWDNNSPCEGWTARDVVRHVIDSERDMVKVVGLELAPGPSVDDNPSAAWAAVRDSMQAILDDPEKSTLEYDGHFGRTNLGATVDGFLCFDLVVHGWDLAAATGTDTSIPERDVEWVSQVAAGLGDSIRMQGVCGPEISVADDADKATKLLAYLGRTA; this is encoded by the coding sequence ATGACTACAGCCGATATCTCCCCCGCAGATCGCTACCGTGACCTCGCCGCCGGTTTCACCCAGCGGATCGACGCAGTACCTGAGGACCGGTGGGACAACAACTCTCCGTGCGAAGGGTGGACGGCTCGCGACGTGGTCCGGCACGTGATCGACAGCGAACGCGACATGGTCAAGGTCGTCGGCCTCGAACTGGCGCCAGGACCGTCCGTCGACGACAACCCGTCCGCCGCCTGGGCTGCAGTGCGCGATTCGATGCAGGCAATTCTCGACGATCCGGAAAAGTCGACCCTCGAATACGACGGCCATTTCGGCCGAACCAACCTCGGAGCCACCGTCGACGGTTTTCTGTGCTTCGATCTGGTCGTGCACGGCTGGGACCTCGCAGCCGCGACCGGCACCGACACCTCGATTCCGGAAAGGGACGTTGAGTGGGTATCGCAGGTTGCCGCCGGCCTAGGCGATTCGATTCGTATGCAAGGAGTCTGCGGCCCCGAGATTTCGGTGGCCGATGATGCCGACAAGGCAACCAAACTCCTTGCATATCTCGGTCGAACCGCCTGA
- the gluQRS gene encoding tRNA glutamyl-Q(34) synthetase GluQRS produces the protein MLSDLWADVPGAGRFAPSPSGDLHLGNLRTALLAWLFARTTGRDFLIRVEDLDRVRPGAMERQLDDLRALGIDWDGDVVKQSHRLPRYADAITALTDRGLTYPCFCTRKEIQQAPSAPHAPDGAYPGTCRNLTHSEQADKLTSGRKPALRLRAETTSFTVRDMLHGNVSGIVDDVVLLRGDGVPAYNLAVVVDDGAQNVDQVVRGDDLLTSAPRQAYLATLLGVTPPIYAHVPLALNSEGKRLAKRDGAVTLSDQRDLGRTPAEVLTLIASSVGLAEPGEVVSPMELADRFDPQKVPRDPWIFTSADPVDPVRQSGQ, from the coding sequence ATGCTCTCGGATCTGTGGGCTGACGTGCCAGGAGCAGGACGATTTGCACCGAGCCCTTCCGGCGATCTGCATCTGGGGAACCTCCGTACAGCCCTCCTTGCCTGGCTGTTTGCCCGGACGACCGGTCGCGATTTTCTCATTCGCGTCGAAGATCTGGATCGTGTGCGGCCAGGAGCCATGGAACGCCAACTGGATGATCTGCGAGCGCTCGGCATCGACTGGGACGGCGACGTAGTCAAACAGTCGCACCGACTGCCGCGGTACGCAGACGCGATCACCGCATTGACCGATCGCGGGCTGACGTATCCCTGCTTCTGCACGCGCAAGGAAATTCAGCAGGCGCCGTCCGCACCCCATGCGCCGGATGGGGCTTACCCAGGAACGTGCCGGAATCTCACACATTCCGAGCAAGCCGACAAGCTGACCTCCGGCCGAAAACCGGCACTGCGCCTGCGCGCCGAGACGACGTCATTCACCGTTCGAGACATGTTGCACGGCAACGTATCCGGAATTGTTGACGATGTGGTGTTACTCCGCGGCGACGGAGTTCCCGCCTACAATTTGGCAGTAGTGGTCGACGACGGCGCCCAGAATGTCGATCAGGTTGTCCGCGGCGACGACCTTCTGACATCAGCACCGCGCCAGGCCTACCTGGCAACACTCCTCGGCGTCACACCGCCGATCTACGCCCACGTCCCCCTCGCACTCAACTCCGAAGGCAAGCGTCTGGCCAAACGGGATGGGGCGGTCACCCTCTCCGATCAACGCGACCTCGGCCGCACCCCAGCCGAAGTTCTGACTCTGATTGCGTCGAGCGTCGGATTAGCCGAACCCGGCGAAGTGGTTTCACCGATGGAACTAGCTGATCGTTTCGATCCGCAGAAGGTTCCGCGTGACCCTTGGATCTTCACAAGTGCAGATCCCGTGGACCCCGTCAGGCAATCCGGACAATAG